In the Telopea speciosissima isolate NSW1024214 ecotype Mountain lineage chromosome 2, Tspe_v1, whole genome shotgun sequence genome, one interval contains:
- the LOC122649898 gene encoding glycosyl hydrolase 5 family protein-like: MVILDNHITKPGWCCSREDGNGFFNDQFFDPDMWIKGLTRMATLFNKIPTVVGMSLRNELRGNRQNVDDWFNYMQKGANAVNAANPNVLIILSGLNFDNDLAFLSNKKPVLNFKGKLVFELHWYSFSDGSAWNYNSNKACAITTRDKMTRGGGFLLEQGFPLFISEFGVAQTGVNVADNKYFSCFLSVAADLDWDWAIWTLGGSYYLREGVVNHGEIYSMLDENWDQPRNLSFKDKITSGLQNFFQGPGSGAKYYLVIFHPSTGLCVLEQSESQPLKLGLCDKSQAWEYTKEKTLLLSGTSLCLQADGIGKLAKLGRNCNDITSKWDKISDSGMHLSTNVTLCLDIDSSKTIVTNTCKCLTEDTCDPSSQWFKLVSSSRTLNDFLPHRNQTLI; encoded by the exons ATGGTCATACTAGACAACCACATAACCAAGCCCGGCTGGTGTTGCAGTAGAGAAGATGGCAATGGCTTCTTCAATGACCAATTCTTCGACCCGGACATGTGGATTAAAGGGTTGACGCGAATGGCTACTTTGTTCAATAAGATACCAACTGTAGTCGGCATGAGCCTAAGGAATGAGCTTCGAGGGAACAGACAAAATGTCGATGATTGGTTCAA TTACATGCAGAAAGGAGCTAATGCAGTGAATGCAGCAAATCCGAATGTTCTCATCATACTTTCAGGGttaaattttgacaatgacTTAGCTTTCCTTAGTAACAAGAAGCCTGTCCTAAATTTCAAAGGGAAGTTAGTATTTGAGCTTCACTGGTACTCATTCTCTGATGGTTCTGCTTGGAATTACAATTCAAACAAAGCTTGTGCAATCACAACTAGGGATAAAATGACAAGAGGAGGAGGGTTTCTATTAGAACAAGGGTTTCCATTGTTTATAAGTGAGTTTGGAGTGGCCCAAACAGGTGTTAATGTTGCTGACAATAAATACTTTAGTTGCTTTTTAAGTGTTGCAGCTGATTTAGATTGGGATTGGGCTATCTGGACCCTTGGAGGTAGTTATTACCTGAGAGAAGGGGTGGTGAATCATGGTGAGATTTATAGCATGTTGGATGAAAACTGGGATCAACCTCGGAATTTGAGCTTCAAGGATAAGATCACATCAGGCCTTCAAAATTTCTTCCAAG GTCCAGGATCAGGAGCCAAGTATTATTTGGTAATCTTCCATCCATCAACAGGCCTTTGTGTCTTAGAACAATCAGAGTCACAACCATTGAAGCTAGGCCTCTGTGACAAAAGCCAAGCTTGGGAGTACACAAAAGAAAAGACTTTGCTGCTAAGTGGAACATCATTATGCTTACAAGCTGATGGAATAGGTAAACTAGCCAAGCTTGGGAGAAACTGTAATGACATAACTTCCAAATGGGATAAAATATCAGATTCTGGAATGCATTTATCAACTAATGTCACTTTATGCTTGGATATAGACTCAAGCAAGACCATTGTCACTAATACATGCAAGTGCTTGACTGAAGATACATGTGATCCTTCAAGCCAATGGTTCAAATTAGTTAGTAGCTCAAGAACCCTAAATGATTTCTTACCTCATAGAAATCAAACCTTAATTTGA